A genomic window from Bubalus bubalis isolate 160015118507 breed Murrah chromosome X, NDDB_SH_1, whole genome shotgun sequence includes:
- the TAF9B gene encoding transcription initiation factor TFIID subunit 9B: protein MESGKMAPPKNAPRDALVMAQILKDMGITEYEPRVINQMLEFAFRYVTSILDDAKIYSSHAKKPNVDADDVRLAIQCRADQSFTSPPPRDFLLDIARQKNQTPLPLIKPYAGPRLPPDRYCLTAPNYRLKSLIKKGPNQGRLVPRLSVGAVSSRPTTPSIATPQTASVPNKVAPPVSVTSQRFTVQIPPSQSTPVKPVPATTAVQNVLLNPSMIGPKNILITTNMVSSQNTANESNPLKRKHEDDDDNDTM, encoded by the exons ATGGAGTCGGGGAAGATGGCGCCTCCCAAGAACGCTCCGAGAGATGCCTTG GTGATGGCACAGATTCTGAAGGATATGGGAATTACGGAGTACGAACCAAGGGTTATAAATCAAATGTTGGAATTTGCTTTCC GATACGTGACTTCAATTCTGGATGATGCAAAAATTTATTCAAGCCATGCTAAGAAACCTAATGTTGATGCAGATGATGTGAGACTGGCAATCCAGTGTCGGGCTGACCAATCTtttacctcccctcccccaagagAT ttcttactGGATATTGCAAGGCAGAAAAATCAAACCCCTTTACCGCTGATTAAGCCATATGCAGGACCCAGACTGCCACCTGACAGATACTGCTTGACAGCTCCAAACTATAGGCTAAAGTCCTTAATTAAAAAG GGACCTAACCAAGGACGACTGGTTCCACGGTTAAGTGTTGGAGCTGTTAGTAGCAGACCTACCACTCCTAGCATAG CAACCCCACAAACAGCATCTGTCCCAAACAAAGTGGCACCTCCAGTGTCAGTGACAAGCCAGAGATTCACGGTGCAGATTCCACCTTCTCAGTCCACACCTGTCAAACCAG TTCCTGCAACAACTGCAGTTCAAAATGTTCTGCTTAATCCTTCAATGATTGGGCCCAAAAATATTCTTATTACCACCAACATGGTTTCATCACAGAACACAGCCAATGAATCAAACCCACTGAAGAGAAAACATGaagatgatgatgacaatgatacTATGTAA